The Elaeis guineensis isolate ETL-2024a chromosome 14, EG11, whole genome shotgun sequence genomic sequence TGCATGATTTGTGGCACGTCCCCATTCATTAGAGCTTGATGGTGATCAAGTTGGATATGGAGCAGATGTACAATCGGATGAGCTGATAGTTTCTGCAATGCACACTTCTTGAGTTCGGATTCCATGATAGATGGATTGATTGGGTCATGGATTGTGTGGAAGCTCTAAGTTATGCCATCTTGATCAATGGTTTTCCAATGGAGTTCTTTTACTCAATGGACGGTCTTCATCAAGGGTGCCCTCTCTCTCCAtacttatttattttatatgctgatgCTCTTTCTCGTGCTCCTCGAGTGGCAGTTCAGGAGGCAGAGCTGGAGCCCTACTGGCCTACCCTAGGGATGCAGTCACTCTCGCATCTTTTGTTTGCAGAAGATTTCTTACTCATTGGCCAAGCTTCCATGCAGAATGTGAGATGCTTTGCATCCATTGTTAAGGCCTACTGTTGGGTATTGGGCCAGCTCGTGAATCTATAGAAATTCAGTATCATCTTCAGTCCCAAGATGAAGGCCTAGGTGAAGCAGATGATTCAAGATATACTAAGAATCTCTAAGAATACCAGGACTCTAACCTACCTTGGGGTCCCTATCACTAGACAGAGACTTTGGAGGGTTGATTGTAGGCCCATGGAGCAGCGAGTTCAGGAGCTTCTTGATGGCTGGCAAGCTAACACCCTTTCTATGATGGGGAGGATCACTCTTGTGAGATCTGTCCTAAGTTCCCTTCTGACATATCTCCTAGCGAACACCGTTGTTCCATGCTCTTGCCTTAGAGATCTGGAGCAGCAACTATGGAACTTCCTTTGGGGTTCCAGACATGGCGGTCGTAGGCTTCACCTACTGTCTTAGGAGGTTGTTTGCCAGTCGGTGTAGGATGGAGAGTTGAAAATTCAATCCTCACTGGTCAGGAGGGAGGCTATGATCGTCAGACATGCTATTAGATTTCTCACTCAGCCAAACTATTTGTAGATCAGAGTGGTGAGGGCTCAGTATGGGGTTTGGAGGCATTTATCTAGAGGGAGATCTATATCCAAGCCCCTACTGTGATGATTCAGATCAGATGATTGATTGGTGACGGAATTTCTGTTAATGTGAGCCAGGATACTTGGATTTCTAGCCCTCCTATCTCATTGGCCGACCTATATTAACACGGAGGTGGATGATGGCTTGTGGGTCTGTGAGTTGATTACTGTCGATGGCAGGGGCTGGAGGGCCTCGGATATCAGTCGTCTCTTTAATGGCCAGCTTGCTGATAAGATCCTTGCTATGTCCATCCTCTTGCATCAGAGCCATGATTTAAGGGTGTAGGGCTGGTCATGCTGCTCCAACATCCCTATCAAAGATCTTGTTGCATTGTGCAAGCCTGCTCCTGAGCGAAGAATCAATGCTGCTTGGATCTGGCGGGTGGCGACCCATCCTAGGTCAGACTCTTCCTCTAGAAGGTTGCCTGGGATCGGCTTCCAACTCGAGCACTTCTCAAAAAGAGAGGCATGAAGCTTCTGATTGCTTGTCCGATCTATGGATTGGAGGATGAGAAGATTGAGCATGCGCTGCTTCACTGTCTGTAGGCATACTTGATTTGAGAGATGG encodes the following:
- the LOC140853623 gene encoding uncharacterized protein: MDCVEALSYAILINGFPMEFFYSMDGLHQGCPLSPYLFILYADALSRAPRVAVQEAELEPYWPTLGMQSLSHLLFAEDFLLIGQASMQNVRCFASIVKAYCWRTPLFHALALEIWSSNYGTSFGVPDMAVVGFTYCLRRILGFLALLSHWPTYINTEVDDGLWVCELITVDGRGWRASDISRLFNGQLADKILAMSILLHQSHDLRV